The following are from one region of the Bradyrhizobium sediminis genome:
- the nadC gene encoding carboxylating nicotinate-nucleotide diphosphorylase, whose product MTTPASLLHPDAFLSPLAIGEAAQRALDEDLGRAGDITSIATIPEMTPARAVLIARQAGVIAGLPLAVATFRKLSPDLHIQPHCRDGATVASGEHVLTISGSARAVLAGERTALNFVGRLSGIATLTADYVRHTAGTRMRICCTRKTTPGLRALEKYAVRCGGGFNHRFGLDDAILIKDNHIAVAGGVRPVLERARAHVGHLVKVEIEVDTLAQLREVLDTDLADVVLLDNMDIATLTEAVTLAKGRVVLEASGGVTWDSIAKIAATGVDYASAGALTHSAPNFDVALDIDA is encoded by the coding sequence ATGACAACTCCAGCCTCGCTCCTGCACCCGGACGCCTTCCTGTCGCCGCTCGCCATTGGCGAAGCGGCGCAGCGCGCGCTCGATGAGGATCTCGGCCGCGCCGGCGACATCACCTCGATCGCCACCATTCCGGAAATGACGCCGGCCCGCGCCGTCCTGATCGCGCGACAGGCCGGCGTGATCGCGGGACTGCCGCTGGCGGTGGCGACGTTCCGAAAACTGTCGCCGGATCTCCACATCCAGCCGCATTGTCGCGATGGCGCCACCGTTGCGTCAGGCGAGCATGTACTGACGATCTCGGGCTCGGCGCGCGCGGTGCTGGCGGGCGAGCGTACTGCGTTGAACTTCGTCGGCCGGCTATCCGGCATTGCTACCCTCACCGCCGATTATGTCCGCCATACCGCCGGCACCAGGATGCGGATCTGCTGCACCCGCAAGACCACGCCGGGGCTGCGCGCGCTGGAGAAATATGCGGTGCGCTGCGGCGGCGGCTTCAACCATCGCTTCGGGCTCGACGATGCGATCCTGATCAAGGACAACCACATCGCGGTCGCCGGCGGCGTGCGGCCGGTGCTGGAACGCGCGCGGGCCCATGTCGGACATCTGGTCAAGGTCGAGATCGAGGTCGATACGCTGGCGCAACTGCGCGAGGTGCTCGACACCGACCTCGCCGACGTCGTGCTATTGGACAACATGGATATCGCCACGCTGACCGAAGCAGTGACGCTCGCAAAGGGCCGCGTCGTGCTGGAGGCGTCCGGCGGCGTCACCTGGGATTCGATTGCGAAGATCGCTGCGACCGGCGTCGACTACGCCTCGGCCGGCGCGCTGACGCATTCGGCGCCGAATTTCGACGTCGCGCTCGACATCGATGCGTGA
- a CDS encoding DUF1236 domain-containing protein, with amino-acid sequence MRNKVLAIAAIAGALGAPVAAQAQSEITTGVVRGGTVIINDADGIAVDRRPAFREYVIRERVPTYTIPDRVVVGGILPEAGITYYDVPQTYGTTRYRYTVVNGRTVLVEPRSRRIVQVVD; translated from the coding sequence ATGCGGAACAAAGTACTTGCCATTGCCGCCATCGCGGGCGCCCTCGGCGCACCGGTCGCGGCGCAGGCGCAGAGCGAAATCACGACGGGCGTCGTTCGCGGCGGCACCGTGATCATCAACGACGCCGACGGCATCGCCGTCGATCGGCGCCCGGCGTTCCGCGAATATGTCATTCGCGAGCGCGTGCCGACCTACACCATCCCGGATCGCGTGGTGGTCGGCGGTATCCTGCCGGAAGCCGGCATCACCTATTACGACGTGCCGCAGACCTATGGCACGACGCGCTATCGCTACACCGTGGTGAACGGCCGGACCGTGCTGGTCGAGCCGCGCAGCCGCCGCATCGTTCAGGTGGTCGATTAG
- a CDS encoding glycine--tRNA ligase subunit alpha, with translation MDAIPAHMRPERSFQGLILTLQRYWADYGCVILQPYDMEVGAGTFHPATTLRALGPKRWNAAYVQPSRRPKDGRYGENPNRLQHYYQYQVILKPSPLDIQELYLKSLKAIGIDSALHDIRFVEDDWESPTLGAWGLGWECWCDGMEVSQFTYFQQVAGVECAPVAGELTYGLERLACYLQGVDRIMDLNFNGREGDEKVSYREVFFQAEQEYSRHNFEHADTVMLFEQFKMAEEACKKYLDAGWKDGKREAHLMALPAYDQCIKASHVFNLLDARGVISVTERQSYIMRVRELAKACGEAWVHTEAGRAS, from the coding sequence ATGGACGCCATACCTGCCCACATGCGCCCGGAACGCTCGTTCCAGGGACTGATCCTGACGCTGCAGCGCTATTGGGCGGATTACGGCTGCGTGATCCTGCAGCCCTATGACATGGAGGTCGGCGCCGGCACCTTTCACCCCGCGACCACGTTGCGCGCGCTCGGGCCGAAGCGCTGGAACGCGGCCTATGTGCAGCCGTCGCGGCGGCCGAAGGACGGCCGCTACGGCGAAAATCCCAACCGGCTGCAGCATTATTACCAGTACCAGGTGATCCTGAAGCCGTCGCCTTTAGACATTCAGGAACTCTATCTGAAATCGCTGAAAGCGATCGGTATCGACTCCGCGCTGCACGACATCCGCTTCGTCGAGGACGACTGGGAAAGCCCGACGCTCGGCGCCTGGGGGCTGGGCTGGGAATGCTGGTGCGACGGCATGGAAGTGTCGCAGTTCACCTATTTCCAGCAGGTCGCCGGCGTCGAATGCGCGCCGGTCGCGGGCGAACTCACCTACGGGCTGGAACGGCTCGCCTGCTATCTGCAGGGTGTCGACCGCATCATGGACCTCAACTTCAACGGCCGCGAGGGCGACGAGAAAGTCAGCTATCGCGAGGTGTTCTTCCAGGCCGAGCAGGAATATTCGCGGCACAACTTCGAACATGCCGACACCGTGATGCTGTTCGAGCAGTTCAAGATGGCCGAGGAAGCCTGCAAGAAATATCTCGATGCGGGCTGGAAGGACGGCAAGCGCGAGGCGCATTTGATGGCGCTGCCGGCCTATGACCAGTGCATCAAGGCGAGCCACGTCTTCAACCTGCTCGATGCCCGCGGCGTGATTTCAGTGACGGAGCGGCAGAGCTACATCATGCGCGTGCGCGAACTGGCAAAAGCCTGCGGCGAAGCCTGGGTGCATACCGAAGCGGGCAGGGCTTCGTGA
- a CDS encoding L-aspartate oxidase — MSDQVQDLTRTTDDVVIVGGGLAGLFCALKLAPRPVTVISAAPLGQGASTAWAQGGIAAAVAEGDSAEAHAADTVAVGAGLVDEAIALGLAREAGARIHDLLHYGVPFDRDLEGRLAVGREAAHSARRIVHVRGDMAGKAIISALIEAVRHMPSIRVIEGTVAQALLTGDGAVTGLQLRPVGDALARPVTITSRAVVLATGGIGHLYAVTTNPAEASGLGLAIAARAGAVIADPEFVQFHPTAIMAGRDPAPLATEALRGEGARLINGNGERFMQALHPLAELAPRDIVARGVFAEITAGRGAFLDATRALGAHFAEKFPTVHASCRAAGIDPATQPIPVAPAAHYHMGGIAVDTHGRTSIAGLWAGGEVSSTGAHGANRLASNSLLEAVVYAARIAEDIAGSAIPAPARPSATSISQHNGAMPPGAEANLRTMMASHIGVIRDGDRLAEAVRSFAAIERDTGNIVLRNMATTALLVATSAWTRRESRGAHYRSDHPAEKPALARRTMTTLAAAREVAASLAERSALRTPQPMTA; from the coding sequence ATGAGTGATCAAGTTCAAGATCTCACCCGCACCACCGACGATGTCGTCATCGTTGGCGGCGGCCTCGCCGGGCTGTTCTGCGCACTGAAACTGGCGCCGCGTCCGGTCACCGTGATTTCCGCGGCACCGCTCGGCCAGGGCGCCTCGACGGCGTGGGCGCAAGGCGGCATCGCCGCCGCGGTCGCGGAAGGCGACAGCGCGGAAGCGCATGCCGCCGACACCGTCGCCGTCGGCGCCGGCCTGGTCGATGAGGCAATAGCGCTGGGACTGGCGCGCGAAGCCGGCGCGCGCATCCATGACCTCCTGCATTACGGGGTTCCCTTCGACCGCGACCTCGAAGGCCGGCTCGCGGTCGGCCGCGAGGCCGCGCATTCCGCGCGGCGCATCGTGCATGTGCGCGGCGACATGGCCGGCAAGGCCATCATCTCGGCCCTGATCGAAGCCGTGCGCCACATGCCCTCGATCCGGGTGATCGAAGGTACCGTCGCCCAAGCGCTCCTGACCGGTGACGGCGCGGTCACCGGACTGCAGCTGCGTCCAGTCGGCGATGCCCTTGCAAGACCTGTGACGATTACATCCCGCGCGGTGGTGCTGGCGACCGGCGGCATCGGGCATCTCTATGCCGTGACCACCAACCCGGCGGAGGCCAGCGGGCTTGGCCTCGCCATCGCCGCGCGCGCCGGCGCCGTAATCGCCGACCCCGAATTCGTGCAGTTTCACCCGACCGCGATCATGGCCGGCCGCGATCCCGCGCCGCTGGCAACCGAGGCGCTGCGCGGCGAAGGCGCGAGGCTGATCAACGGCAATGGCGAACGTTTCATGCAGGCGCTGCATCCGCTGGCAGAACTGGCGCCGCGAGATATCGTGGCGCGCGGCGTATTCGCGGAAATCACGGCGGGCCGTGGCGCGTTCCTCGACGCGACCAGGGCGCTCGGCGCGCATTTCGCCGAGAAATTTCCGACCGTCCATGCCAGCTGCCGCGCCGCCGGGATCGATCCGGCGACGCAGCCGATACCGGTCGCACCCGCCGCGCATTACCACATGGGCGGCATCGCAGTGGATACGCATGGCCGCACCTCGATCGCGGGCCTGTGGGCCGGCGGCGAGGTGTCATCCACCGGCGCGCACGGCGCCAACCGGCTGGCGTCGAACTCGCTGCTCGAAGCGGTCGTCTATGCCGCACGAATCGCGGAGGATATTGCCGGCAGCGCAATTCCCGCGCCTGCTCGACCGTCCGCGACGTCTATCAGCCAGCACAACGGCGCGATGCCGCCGGGGGCGGAGGCAAATCTCAGGACGATGATGGCCTCGCATATCGGCGTGATCCGCGATGGCGATCGCCTGGCGGAAGCCGTGCGGTCGTTCGCGGCGATCGAGCGCGACACCGGCAACATCGTGCTGCGCAACATGGCCACGACGGCGCTGCTGGTCGCAACCTCGGCCTGGACGCGGCGCGAAAGCCGCGGTGCGCATTACCGCTCCGATCATCCGGCCGAGAAGCCGGCGCTGGCCCGCCGCACCATGACGACCCTTGCCGCGGCACGAGAGGTCGCAGCGTCACTCGCCGAACGTTCCGCGTTACGGACCCCGCAGCCGATGACCGCCTGA
- the glyS gene encoding glycine--tRNA ligase subunit beta: protein MPDLLLELFSEEIPARMQAKAAEDLRRMVTDKLVAEGLVYEGAKAFATPRRLTLTVHGIPARQSDLKEERKGPRVGGPEAAVQGFLKATGLKSLDEAKIQRDPKKGDFYVALIEKPGRATLDVLADMLPVIIRTFPWPKSMRWGERSARSGALSWVRPLHSIVATFGLETEAPDVVKFAVDGIEAGQTTSGHRFMAPAAMEVRRFEDYEAKLLDAKVVLDPQRRKDAILTDASQLAFAQGFELVEDQVLLDEVAGLVEWPVVLMGAFDEEFLSIPGEVIRATIRNNQKCFVVSDPKTGKLTNKFILTANIEASDGGKAIIAGNERVIRARLSDAKFFYESDVKTKLENRLPKFDGIVFHEKLGTQGERIKRIEIAAVEMAQFAKADTEKAKRAAHLAKADLLTEMVGEFPELQGLMGKYYALAQGEDASVAAASEEHYKPQGPNDRVPIDPVSIAVALADKIDTLVGFWAIDEKPTGSKDPYALRRAALGVIRIAIERGIDLYPRGLLEKHIKRVRADLSDGAISEIGDSFQRFFEDRLTVQLRDQGARHDLVEAVVGLGGKEVGLLSVVRRVEALGRFLDSDDGKNLLAGTKRAANILRIEEKKDGKAYDGAPDAALYSLDEEKTLAKAIGRVKTEAGAAVGREDFAAAMSAMAKLRPAVDAFFDKVKVNDDDAKVRENRLKLLNEIRAATRAVADFSKIQD, encoded by the coding sequence ATGCCCGATCTTCTGCTCGAATTGTTCTCCGAAGAAATTCCCGCGCGCATGCAGGCGAAGGCGGCCGAAGACCTGCGCCGCATGGTGACGGACAAACTCGTCGCCGAAGGTCTGGTCTACGAAGGTGCAAAAGCCTTCGCGACGCCGCGGCGGCTGACGCTGACGGTGCACGGCATTCCCGCGCGGCAGTCGGACTTGAAAGAAGAGCGCAAGGGCCCGCGCGTCGGCGGGCCGGAGGCGGCGGTGCAGGGCTTCCTGAAAGCGACCGGGCTCAAGTCGCTCGACGAAGCCAAGATCCAGCGCGATCCGAAGAAGGGCGATTTCTACGTCGCGCTGATCGAGAAGCCCGGCCGCGCCACGCTCGACGTGCTCGCCGATATGCTGCCGGTCATCATCCGGACCTTTCCGTGGCCGAAATCGATGCGCTGGGGCGAACGTTCGGCGCGATCGGGCGCGCTGAGCTGGGTGCGGCCGCTGCATTCAATCGTCGCGACCTTCGGCCTCGAGACCGAAGCACCCGACGTCGTGAAATTTGCCGTCGACGGCATCGAGGCCGGCCAGACCACATCAGGCCACCGCTTCATGGCGCCGGCGGCGATGGAAGTGCGCCGCTTCGAGGATTACGAGGCGAAGCTGTTGGATGCCAAGGTCGTGCTCGATCCGCAGCGCCGCAAGGACGCCATCCTGACCGACGCCAGCCAACTGGCGTTCGCGCAAGGCTTCGAGCTGGTCGAGGACCAGGTGCTTCTCGACGAGGTCGCAGGGCTCGTCGAATGGCCCGTGGTGCTGATGGGGGCGTTCGATGAGGAATTCCTGTCGATCCCGGGCGAGGTGATCCGCGCCACCATCCGCAACAACCAGAAGTGTTTTGTGGTCAGCGATCCCAAAACGGGAAAGTTGACCAACAAGTTTATCCTCACCGCCAACATCGAGGCGTCCGATGGCGGCAAGGCCATCATCGCCGGCAACGAGCGCGTGATCCGCGCGCGGTTGTCCGACGCGAAGTTCTTCTACGAGTCCGACGTCAAGACTAAGCTGGAGAACCGGCTACCGAAATTCGACGGCATCGTGTTTCATGAGAAGCTGGGAACGCAGGGTGAGCGCATAAAGCGGATCGAGATTGCGGCTGTGGAGATGGCACAGTTTGCCAAAGCCGATACCGAGAAGGCGAAGCGCGCAGCTCACTTAGCAAAAGCCGACCTGCTGACGGAAATGGTTGGTGAATTTCCCGAACTACAGGGGCTAATGGGAAAATACTATGCGCTGGCGCAAGGAGAGGATGCCTCAGTCGCCGCAGCTAGCGAGGAACATTACAAGCCGCAGGGGCCGAATGATCGCGTGCCAATCGATCCGGTTTCGATAGCTGTGGCTCTCGCCGACAAGATCGACACGCTGGTGGGCTTCTGGGCGATCGACGAAAAGCCGACCGGGAGTAAGGACCCATACGCATTGCGCAGAGCGGCGTTGGGTGTAATCCGAATAGCGATCGAACGCGGAATTGATTTGTATCCTCGCGGTCTTCTCGAAAAGCACATCAAGAGAGTTCGTGCAGATCTTTCCGATGGAGCGATTTCCGAAATCGGCGATTCATTCCAACGTTTCTTCGAGGATCGCCTTACCGTTCAGCTTCGCGACCAAGGCGCGCGACATGATCTTGTGGAGGCCGTGGTTGGGCTTGGTGGCAAAGAGGTTGGGCTGCTATCCGTTGTCCGTCGCGTCGAAGCGCTCGGTAGATTTCTCGATAGCGATGACGGCAAGAACCTGCTCGCCGGCACCAAGCGTGCGGCGAACATTCTGCGCATCGAGGAGAAGAAGGACGGCAAGGCCTATGACGGTGCGCCGGATGCTGCGCTCTATTCTCTCGACGAAGAGAAGACGCTGGCGAAAGCGATCGGCCGGGTGAAGACGGAAGCCGGCGCTGCGGTTGGAAGAGAAGACTTCGCCGCGGCGATGAGCGCGATGGCGAAATTGCGGCCGGCGGTCGATGCGTTCTTCGACAAGGTCAAGGTCAATGACGACGACGCCAAGGTTCGCGAAAATCGCCTGAAGCTGTTGAATGAGATCCGCGCCGCCACGCGCGCGGTGGCGGATTTTTCGAAGATACAGGATTAG
- a CDS encoding cell wall hydrolase, whose product MLVMRNRPKGARFASFGIGLCIFALLPNEIGYQDIASLLARQPGVAERWQKRVFSAASNIQVATYSFGRPIGTSAPRAPTYRLASLNNQGIDITGSVTRNPLAVAPPRYHASDFPRVDRTLKGDRLVTVTPEPVAPAPAEAAPSNEDPSTSNASVMGAKTADAVPAEAPAKLDPELAEALSAPPLPQYDVALSLEAQPLDDMKGPSSTVAAVVPAPMRDTFSFKTSSLFFGSSSLGSPESIERWQPGEEPMIVMPGALPDPDMKVMASLPTVADEPSKAVESGESVAPKGEVNSDNQRAKTPAERLGLFDEKSRAKSEKCLAEAVYFEARGEAVRGQIAVAQVVMNRTFSGKYPDTVCGVVYQNKHRHLACQFTFACDNNADVVREPDMWDRAKKIAKAMLDGQLWLPEVAKSTHYHAYWVRPSWVNEMKKLYKFGVHTFYRPRAWGDGSEAPSWGSTAQTAEISAKLAEAAQSSAEQASAKR is encoded by the coding sequence ATGTTAGTAATGCGTAACCGGCCGAAGGGCGCGCGGTTCGCGTCCTTCGGAATCGGCCTGTGCATCTTCGCATTGTTGCCGAATGAAATCGGATATCAGGACATCGCGTCACTGCTGGCCCGGCAGCCGGGCGTCGCCGAGCGCTGGCAGAAGCGCGTCTTCTCCGCCGCCAGCAATATCCAGGTCGCCACCTACAGCTTCGGTCGTCCGATCGGGACCTCGGCGCCGCGTGCGCCGACCTACCGGCTGGCCAGTCTCAACAACCAGGGCATCGACATCACCGGCTCAGTGACGCGCAATCCGCTTGCAGTGGCGCCGCCGCGCTATCATGCCTCCGATTTTCCCAGGGTCGACCGTACCCTGAAGGGCGACCGCCTCGTCACCGTCACGCCCGAGCCCGTTGCCCCCGCACCCGCCGAGGCCGCGCCGTCCAACGAAGATCCGTCGACCTCGAATGCATCCGTGATGGGCGCCAAGACCGCCGACGCCGTTCCGGCCGAGGCACCGGCGAAGCTCGATCCGGAACTGGCGGAAGCCCTGAGCGCTCCGCCGCTGCCGCAATACGATGTTGCGCTGTCGCTCGAAGCCCAGCCGCTCGACGACATGAAGGGTCCGTCCAGCACTGTTGCCGCCGTCGTGCCCGCGCCGATGCGCGACACTTTCTCGTTCAAGACCTCCAGCCTGTTCTTTGGCAGTTCGTCGCTAGGATCACCCGAGAGCATCGAGCGCTGGCAGCCCGGCGAGGAACCGATGATCGTGATGCCCGGCGCCCTGCCGGATCCGGACATGAAGGTGATGGCGTCGCTGCCGACGGTGGCGGACGAGCCGTCGAAGGCGGTCGAGAGCGGCGAGAGCGTCGCGCCCAAGGGCGAGGTCAATTCCGACAACCAGCGCGCCAAGACCCCGGCCGAGCGGCTCGGCCTGTTCGACGAGAAGTCGCGCGCCAAATCGGAAAAATGCCTCGCCGAAGCGGTTTACTTCGAGGCGCGCGGCGAGGCCGTGCGCGGCCAGATCGCCGTGGCGCAAGTGGTGATGAACCGCACCTTCTCCGGCAAATATCCGGATACCGTGTGCGGGGTGGTCTACCAGAACAAGCACCGGCATCTGGCCTGTCAGTTCACCTTCGCCTGCGACAACAATGCCGACGTGGTGCGCGAGCCCGACATGTGGGACCGCGCCAAGAAAATCGCCAAGGCGATGCTCGACGGTCAACTCTGGCTGCCTGAAGTCGCCAAGTCGACGCACTACCACGCCTATTGGGTGCGCCCGTCATGGGTCAACGAGATGAAGAAACTGTACAAGTTCGGCGTGCATACCTTCTACCGGCCGCGGGCCTGGGGCGACGGCAGCGAGGCGCCGAGCTGGGGTTCGACCGCTCAGACCGCGGAAATCTCCGCAAAGCTCGCCGAAGCCGCGCAAAGCTCGGCCGAGCAGGCCAGCGCGAAGCGCTAG
- a CDS encoding DUF3096 domain-containing protein, whose product MTITAAHIQPIVALIAGILILIMPRFLNLVVAIYLIFIGLAGLGLFKMLRM is encoded by the coding sequence ATGACCATCACCGCTGCTCATATCCAGCCCATCGTGGCGCTGATCGCTGGCATTCTCATTTTGATCATGCCGCGCTTCCTCAATCTCGTGGTCGCGATCTATCTGATCTTCATCGGTTTGGCGGGTCTCGGCTTGTTCAAGATGCTTCGAATGTAG
- a CDS encoding endonuclease domain-containing protein, translating to MRRDATEAEKKLWQHLRQPPFKQHHFRRQATIGPYFADFASHQLRMVIEVDGGQHSDNIADNRRTSCLASEGYRVLRFWNNDVLGNMSGVLAAIDTAINADRPPTPDPSPPQAGGGE from the coding sequence TTGCGTCGTGATGCGACCGAAGCCGAAAAGAAGCTCTGGCAACATTTGCGGCAACCTCCCTTCAAGCAGCATCACTTTCGGCGTCAGGCGACGATCGGTCCCTACTTCGCCGACTTCGCCAGCCATCAGCTCAGAATGGTTATTGAAGTGGATGGCGGGCAGCATTCCGATAACATTGCGGATAATCGGCGGACATCCTGTCTAGCCTCCGAAGGCTATCGTGTTCTGAGGTTCTGGAATAACGACGTGCTGGGAAATATGTCGGGCGTTCTTGCGGCGATCGACACAGCGATCAACGCGGATAGACCCCCCACCCCCGACCCCTCCCCGCCGCAAGCGGGGGGAGGGGAGTAG
- the ppdK gene encoding pyruvate, phosphate dikinase, with the protein MAKAASKLKKTVAKSKPSMPTRAKAAPPARARKALKKSPVKPAPKAARKAAVSRPAASAPKAGKWVFTFGDGKAEGKAGLRDLLGGKGANLAEMANLGLPVPPGFTIPTSVCTYFYAHDKSYPKELKAQVEKALDYVGKLTGKAFGDSKNPLLVSVRSGGRASMPGMMDTVLNLGLNDKTVEALAELSGDRRFAYDSYRRFITMYSDVVLGFEHHHFEDILDTFKDSQGYALDTDLTGDDWVDLVGRYKDAVARETGKDFPQDPHDQLWGAIGAVFSSWMNARAVTYRRLHDIPESWGTAVNVQAMVFGNMGETSATGVAFTRNPSTGESKLYGEFLINAQGEDVVAGIRTPQDITEYARKESGSDKASMETAMPAAFKELTRIYTLLEKHYRDMQDMEFTVEQGKLWMLQTRGGKRTAKAALRIAVELANEGLISRKEAVTRIDPASLDQLLHPTIDPAAKRDVIATGLPASPGAAAGEIVFSSDEAAKLQADGHKVILVRVETSPEDIHGMHAAEGILTTRGGMTSHAAVVARGMGKPCVSGCGSIRVDYGRGTMSIGSRTFKTGDVITIDGSLGQVLAGRMPMIEPKLSGEFGTLMGWADQVRKLGVRVNGDTPDDARTAIKFGAEGIGLCRTEHMFFEETRIRTVREMILAEDEQTRRAALSKLLPMQRADFVELFEIMKGLPVTIRLLDPPLHEFLPHTQAEIEEVARAMNTDPRRLADRARDLAEFNPMLGFRGCRLAIAYPEIAEMQARAIFEAAVEAEKRTGKAVGLEVMVPLIATKAEFDLVKSRIDVTAQSVMKETGKKLAYQVGTMIELPRACLMAGDIAQTAEFFSFGTNDLTQTTYGISRDDAAGFLGTYIAKGILEIDPFISVDRAGVGELIKIGVARGRKTRPNIKVGICGEHGGDPASVAFCHEIGLNYVSCSPYRVPIARLAAAQAALGKVAASQA; encoded by the coding sequence ATGGCCAAAGCCGCATCGAAGCTCAAGAAAACCGTAGCAAAATCAAAGCCATCCATGCCCACCCGGGCCAAGGCCGCGCCGCCGGCCCGCGCCCGCAAGGCGCTGAAGAAGAGCCCGGTCAAGCCGGCGCCGAAAGCCGCCAGGAAGGCGGCGGTAAGCAGGCCCGCGGCATCCGCGCCGAAGGCCGGCAAATGGGTGTTCACCTTTGGCGACGGCAAGGCGGAGGGCAAAGCGGGTCTGCGCGATCTGCTCGGCGGCAAGGGCGCCAACCTCGCCGAGATGGCCAATCTGGGCCTGCCGGTGCCTCCCGGCTTCACCATTCCGACCTCGGTCTGCACCTATTTCTACGCGCACGACAAATCCTATCCGAAGGAATTGAAGGCGCAGGTCGAAAAGGCGCTCGATTATGTCGGCAAGCTGACCGGCAAGGCGTTCGGCGATTCGAAGAATCCGCTGCTGGTGTCGGTGCGATCCGGCGGCCGCGCCTCGATGCCGGGCATGATGGATACCGTGCTCAATCTCGGTCTCAACGACAAGACGGTGGAAGCGCTGGCCGAACTGTCGGGCGATCGCCGCTTCGCCTATGACAGCTACCGCCGCTTCATCACCATGTATTCCGACGTTGTGCTCGGCTTCGAGCATCATCACTTCGAGGATATCCTCGATACCTTCAAGGACAGCCAGGGCTACGCGCTCGACACCGATCTCACCGGCGACGACTGGGTCGATCTGGTCGGCCGCTACAAGGACGCGGTGGCGCGCGAAACCGGCAAGGATTTCCCGCAGGATCCGCACGACCAGTTATGGGGCGCGATCGGCGCGGTGTTTTCGTCCTGGATGAATGCGCGCGCGGTGACCTACCGCCGGCTGCACGACATTCCGGAATCCTGGGGCACCGCGGTCAACGTGCAGGCGATGGTGTTCGGCAACATGGGCGAGACCTCGGCGACCGGCGTTGCGTTCACGCGCAATCCCTCGACCGGCGAGAGCAAGCTGTACGGCGAGTTCCTGATCAACGCCCAGGGCGAGGACGTGGTGGCGGGCATTCGCACGCCGCAGGACATCACCGAATATGCGCGCAAGGAGTCCGGCTCCGACAAGGCATCGATGGAAACCGCGATGCCGGCAGCGTTCAAGGAACTGACGCGGATCTACACGCTCTTGGAAAAGCACTACCGCGACATGCAGGACATGGAGTTCACGGTCGAGCAGGGCAAGCTGTGGATGTTGCAGACCCGCGGCGGCAAGCGCACCGCCAAGGCGGCGCTGCGTATCGCCGTCGAGCTCGCCAATGAGGGACTGATCTCCAGGAAGGAAGCGGTGACGCGGATCGATCCGGCCTCGCTCGACCAGTTGCTGCATCCGACCATCGATCCCGCCGCCAAGCGCGACGTCATCGCCACCGGCCTGCCGGCTTCTCCGGGTGCCGCCGCCGGCGAGATCGTGTTCTCCTCCGACGAAGCCGCCAAGCTGCAGGCCGACGGCCACAAGGTCATTCTGGTGCGGGTCGAGACCAGCCCGGAAGACATTCACGGCATGCACGCGGCCGAAGGCATTCTCACCACCCGTGGCGGCATGACCTCGCACGCCGCGGTGGTCGCGCGCGGCATGGGCAAGCCCTGCGTCTCCGGCTGCGGCTCGATCCGCGTCGATTATGGCCGCGGCACCATGAGCATCGGCTCGCGCACCTTCAAGACCGGCGACGTCATCACCATCGACGGATCGCTGGGCCAGGTGCTGGCCGGGCGGATGCCGATGATCGAGCCGAAACTCTCCGGCGAGTTCGGCACGCTGATGGGCTGGGCCGACCAGGTCCGCAAGCTCGGCGTTCGCGTCAACGGCGACACGCCGGACGACGCGCGCACCGCGATCAAGTTCGGCGCCGAAGGCATCGGTCTTTGCCGCACCGAGCACATGTTCTTCGAGGAAACCCGGATCCGCACTGTGCGCGAGATGATTCTCGCCGAGGACGAGCAGACCCGCCGTGCTGCGCTGTCCAAGCTCTTGCCGATGCAGCGGGCGGATTTCGTCGAACTGTTCGAGATCATGAAGGGCCTGCCGGTGACGATTCGGCTGCTCGATCCGCCGCTGCATGAATTCCTGCCGCATACCCAGGCCGAGATCGAGGAAGTCGCACGCGCGATGAACACCGATCCGCGGCGGCTGGCCGATCGCGCCCGCGATCTCGCCGAATTCAATCCGATGCTCGGCTTCCGCGGCTGCCGGCTTGCCATCGCCTATCCAGAGATCGCCGAGATGCAGGCGCGAGCCATTTTCGAGGCCGCGGTCGAGGCGGAAAAGCGCACCGGCAAGGCGGTCGGCCTCGAGGTGATGGTGCCCTTGATCGCCACCAAGGCCGAGTTCGACCTGGTCAAGTCGCGGATCGACGTCACCGCGCAGTCGGTGATGAAGGAAACCGGCAAGAAGCTCGCCTACCAGGTCGGCACCATGATCGAACTGCCGCGCGCCTGCCTGATGGCTGGCGACATCGCGCAGACCGCGGAGTTCTTCTCGTTCGGCACCAACGACCTGACGCAGACCACCTACGGCATCAGCCGCGACGACGCCGCGGGCTTTCTCGGCACCTACATCGCCAAGGGAATCCTCGAGATCGATCCGTTCATCTCGGTCGATCGCGCCGGCGTCGGCGAACTGATCAAGATCGGCGTGGCGCGCGGCCGCAAGACCCGCCCGAATATCAAGGTCGGCATCTGCGGCGAGCACGGCGGCGATCCCGCTTCGGTCGCGTTCTGCCACGAGATCGGGCTGAACTACGTTTCCTGCTCGCCCTACCGCGTGCCGATCGCGCGGCTCGCCGCCGCACAGGCCGCGCTGGGCAAGGTTGCCGCCAGCCAGGCGTGA